From Streptomyces chrestomyceticus JCM 4735, one genomic window encodes:
- the panD gene encoding aspartate 1-decarboxylase has product MLRTMFKSKIHRATVTQADLHYVGSVTVDADLLDAADLLPGELVHIVDITNGARLETYIIEGERGSGVLGINGAAAHLVHPGDLVILISYAQVDDAEARALRPRVVHVDADNRIVAVGADASEPVPGGSAERSPQAVVRV; this is encoded by the coding sequence ATGCTGCGCACCATGTTCAAGTCCAAGATCCACCGTGCCACCGTCACCCAGGCGGACCTGCACTACGTCGGCTCGGTGACGGTCGACGCCGACCTGCTGGACGCCGCCGACCTGCTGCCCGGCGAGCTGGTCCACATCGTCGACATCACCAACGGCGCGCGCCTGGAGACGTACATCATCGAGGGCGAGCGCGGCTCCGGCGTCCTCGGCATCAACGGCGCGGCCGCGCACCTCGTCCACCCCGGCGACCTGGTGATCCTCATCAGCTACGCCCAGGTGGACGACGCCGAGGCCCGTGCGCTGCGCCCGCGTGTCGTGCACGTGGACGCGGACAACCGCATCGTCGCCGTCGGCGCGGACGCGTCGGAGCCGGTGCCCGGCGGTTCGGCGGAGCGCAGCCCGCAGGCGGTCGTACGGGTTTAG
- a CDS encoding TauD/TfdA family dioxygenase produces MAPPDLRRPFGSGLSVAAQIVRVPSMCCMSAAQERELLAAFNRYGFAILRCAERARSRQDLLSLRRRFGAPVPHPRADGDGIVPISPARPVAGFLGSSRVEHLLHTDGAFRDRPEALMTLQCVRPAVRGGLSVLASAQAAYEYLARHFPGRRDALAEPDALTITRTDQTSTQPLFHRRDGVCTLRFRMADGVSRVVPRADVRDQYAELCRFFAAPANRLSFKLAVGDVLIADNTALVHGRTPIPAGMPRVMRRLNFDATGPVCDRMAFGFPARPVRP; encoded by the coding sequence GTGGCCGCGCAGATCGTCCGGGTGCCCTCGATGTGCTGCATGTCGGCCGCGCAGGAACGCGAGCTGCTGGCCGCGTTCAACCGGTACGGCTTCGCGATCCTGCGCTGCGCCGAGCGGGCCAGGAGCCGCCAGGACCTGCTCAGCCTGCGCCGTCGCTTCGGCGCCCCGGTGCCGCACCCGCGCGCGGACGGCGACGGGATCGTGCCGATCAGCCCGGCCCGCCCGGTCGCCGGCTTCCTCGGCTCCAGCCGCGTGGAGCACCTGCTGCACACCGACGGCGCGTTCCGTGACCGCCCGGAGGCCCTGATGACGCTCCAGTGCGTCCGGCCCGCCGTGCGCGGCGGCCTGTCCGTCCTGGCCAGCGCCCAGGCCGCCTACGAGTATCTGGCGCGGCACTTCCCCGGCCGACGGGACGCGCTGGCCGAGCCCGACGCGCTGACGATCACCCGTACCGACCAGACCAGTACCCAGCCGCTGTTCCACCGCCGGGACGGCGTCTGCACGCTGAGGTTCCGGATGGCGGACGGCGTGTCGCGGGTCGTCCCGCGCGCGGACGTCCGTGACCAGTACGCCGAGCTGTGCCGGTTCTTCGCCGCCCCCGCCAACCGGCTGAGCTTCAAGCTCGCCGTCGGCGACGTACTGATCGCCGACAACACGGCCCTGGTGCACGGCAGGACACCCATCCCCGCCGGGATGCCCCGCGTGATGCGCCGCCTCAACTTCGACGCCACGGGGCCGGTCTGCGACCGGATGGCCTTCGGCTTCCCCGCACGGCCGGTACGGCCGTGA